ATTGGAGTTTGCCGCCACAAAAGCGTATCCGCTCTTGGGGGTAGCAGGGACTGCGTTCCCAAGTGCATAGTCAATCAAGCATGCATTTGTGCTGGGCGGGATTGTGCCGGTTGGGCAACCTGCCGCCGGGGACGCCAAGGAGCTGAGATTGGGGGCATAAGAGCCAAATGAGGTCTGATACTGAATATCAGCCGTAGCGATGGTACGTGTGGCCGCCGCCGCTGCAGATTCGTTGGCCGAAATCCTGGCGCGAATCAAGTTAGGAATTGCGATGGCTGCAATGATCAGAATGATCGCTACCACAATCAACAATTCAATTAACGAAAAGCCTTTTTGTTTTTTCATAATCCTTAAGTTTCCTTTTCCCGAGAAATTTGGATGCCACTTACTCTAGAATTTTTTTAGCCGACTACCTTGTGGAGCACTTTGCGTACCACATTTACCGACCAATTATTGAGCGACAGTGCTGAGTGAAAGTCGTTTTCATTCAATCACTTACAGAAAACCTTCAATTAAGTTCATTCCAAATATTCAGTGAGATTCGACCGAGAATATTGACTATATGCATAAAGTAACAAAAAATGTCGTGCTAAATGACAGAAAACGTCACCTTGCGTCAACAAGGAGCAAACCCTTAATTGTGGGGTTTCTTTTGATCAAAATTTTGCGTCTGTAAAATGGAATCTATGTTGTGTTGTGCCATGACTAAATTTGGCGATGCTGTGAGTGCAGCGCGGTAGGCTTTCAGAGCTTCCGGTAACTTGTTTTCATCTTGCAGAATTCTGCCCATCCAAAAATATGCTAAAGCATCCTGCTGAACCTGGAGTGCTTGGGTAAAAAGGCCCATTGCCTCATCTGTTTTTTTTTCCGAATATAAGATTACGCCGAGGTTTACATAGGCTTGAGGACTTTCAGTATTCAACTTGATTGCAGCACGATAATTAGCCTTGGCTTGCTCAACCTGGTGCGTTTGAGAGAATGCCAGTCCAAGGTCAAAGCGTGCCTTTGCGGCCAAAGTTTGATTGCCAGTCCAATATAAACAAAGTCCGTATTCAGGTATGGCTTGATCAGGTTTGCCTTTCTGCAAAAAATAACGGCCGAGATTATAGTGGACTTCCGCGTCTTGTGGATTAATCACCTCGGCGGCATAAAAATGCGGCGCTGCCTCATCTAATCTTCCCGAGTTTGCGAGAGCTGTTCCTAAGTTGTTATGGGCAATAGGATTCCGTGGCGAGTTTTTGAGGATATTAGTAAACAAAATAAAGTCATCGTGCCACTGAATTATTTGATGACGTGCAGCAAGAGAAATAACAATGAGTATGCAAATTGCAGCCACACTCAAGGCATGCTGGAGAAATTTGCGGCCCATGGCCCATTCTGCCGCGCTCCAGACAATCATGAGGAATATTGCAATCAAGGGCACATAGGCATAGCGATCGGCCATGGATTGGCCTCCCACTTGAACAAGCCCAATCACCGGAACCAGCGTACCTAAATACCAAAGCCAGCAAACCAGCAGATAACGCCGGTCTCTTGCCTTTAAAACAATTGCTGTAATAACGGCAATGAGCAATGTAGCCACCGTCAGTTGCCACCATGGGTAACCATGAGTTGGTATTGGGTAAAAGACCGCCAAATTCTGCGGCCAAAACATCTTCACAATGTAATCCGCATAGGCAAAAAGCGCATTGAAGATACGCGCTCGCAGCGGAATGGCAGATGCCGGCGCCAGTGCCCCGCCAGATTTTTGAGCGATGACGGTGATGACAGAACTTGCGACCGATAGCAATATCAAGGGAACTTTTTCAAGAATGAGCGCAAAGAAATCCTTAGATTGAGGGTTCGAGTCCTGGCTGTGCCCCAACCTCATTCGTTGAAGTGGCCAGTAATCCAGCAGTAATAGCACAAATGGCAGAGTCACAAGCATCGGCTTCGCCATCAAGCCCAGAGCAAACAAGACAACCACTACCAGATAACGCTTCCAGTTGACGTTGCGCGCATACCAACCGTAGACCCAGATTGTCAAAAGCCAGAATAATGTGCTCAATACGTTTTTCAATTCGGCGACCCAGGCCACCGACTCAACGTTCAGCGGGTGCAAAGCGAAAAGAGCCGCCACAAATGCACTCCGCCATAGAGCACCGGTCCCGCGGTGGAGCAGGAGAAACAAAACAACGACATTGATGACATGCAAGAGAAGATTGGTGAAATGGTGTCCTGCGGGATTAAGGCCGAAAAGTTGACAATCCAGCAGGTAGAAAATCCAAGTTAGTGGGTGCCAATTAGCAACTGAGGTGGTCTTGAAAGACCAAATGACATTCTTCCAACTCAGGCCTTGTTGCACCCGTAGGTTCGAGGTCACATAGGCAGGGTCGTCATAGTTAATAAACTTGTGTTCCTTGAGCGGTGCATAAAGTAAGAGTGTAACTGCGATTAAGAGTAATGAGACCAGGAGTTTTTGTTTGCGGACAGAAGCAAAAAGTCCACCTTCAGGTACAGGTAAGTCTTGCCGGCCGAAAAGCCGATATTTCGAATGTGGAGAAGAAGTATCCTGTTCTTTTGCAATGGTAGTGTTCAACCCTGGACTCCTGTGATAAAACTTGCAGCTATAGCTTGAGGGAGTGACGTTTTGCTGAACGGTAAAAGGATTATAACCGTAATGCCGGCGTATAACGCCGCAAAAACCCTGGAACGGACCTATCGCGAGGTGCCGTTGGAGGTCGTGGATGAAGTCATTCTCGTGGATGACGGCAGCTCCGACGAAACCGTAGCCAAAGCCCGCGAACTTGGCCTCACTACATTTGTTCATAAAGTGAATCTGGGGTATGGACGGAACCAGAAAACCTGCTATCGTGAGGCGCTGCGCCGCAATGCCGACATCGTCGTCATGGTGCATCCCGATTATCAATACTCTCCCAAGCTCGTCGTCTCTTTGGCAGGGATGATTGCCTACGGAGAGTACGATGTCGTTCTGGCATCACGCATCCTGGGCAAGGGGACGTTAAAAGGTGGAATGCCGCTTTATAAATATGTAGCCAACCGTTTTTTGACCGCATTTCAGAACATTCTCATGCGGCAGAAGCTCTCGGAGTATCACACGGGCTACAGGGCATTTTCCCGTGAAGTATTGTCCACACTCCCACTGGAGGAAAATACCGACGACTTTATCTTTGATAATGAAATGCTGGCCCAAGTGTCTTATTTCGACTACCGGATTGGAGAAATATCCTGCCCGACAAAGTATTTTGCCGAGGCCTCTTCCATTAACTTTCGTCGCAGCGTAAAGTACGGCTTCGGAGTGCTGGCCACCTCCATGCAGTACCGCTTGCAGAAGATGCACCTTGGGAACTTCAGAATCTTCAGTACGGTCGGCCGTAAACTGTTTTTGGATTATTACGAGGAAGTTGCCCGATAACCTTGTCCACCGACTCTCCATCTCTTCCTGCGACACAACCGAAGAACCTATGCTGCAACGCATGCGGAGGAACTCTCGCCCAAAAATTTTCCAGGGTCATGGACCC
The nucleotide sequence above comes from Terriglobales bacterium. Encoded proteins:
- a CDS encoding tetratricopeptide repeat protein; translation: MNTTIAKEQDTSSPHSKYRLFGRQDLPVPEGGLFASVRKQKLLVSLLLIAVTLLLYAPLKEHKFINYDDPAYVTSNLRVQQGLSWKNVIWSFKTTSVANWHPLTWIFYLLDCQLFGLNPAGHHFTNLLLHVINVVVLFLLLHRGTGALWRSAFVAALFALHPLNVESVAWVAELKNVLSTLFWLLTIWVYGWYARNVNWKRYLVVVVLFALGLMAKPMLVTLPFVLLLLDYWPLQRMRLGHSQDSNPQSKDFFALILEKVPLILLSVASSVITVIAQKSGGALAPASAIPLRARIFNALFAYADYIVKMFWPQNLAVFYPIPTHGYPWWQLTVATLLIAVITAIVLKARDRRYLLVCWLWYLGTLVPVIGLVQVGGQSMADRYAYVPLIAIFLMIVWSAAEWAMGRKFLQHALSVAAICILIVISLAARHQIIQWHDDFILFTNILKNSPRNPIAHNNLGTALANSGRLDEAAPHFYAAEVINPQDAEVHYNLGRYFLQKGKPDQAIPEYGLCLYWTGNQTLAAKARFDLGLAFSQTHQVEQAKANYRAAIKLNTESPQAYVNLGVILYSEKKTDEAMGLFTQALQVQQDALAYFWMGRILQDENKLPEALKAYRAALTASPNLVMAQHNIDSILQTQNFDQKKPHN
- a CDS encoding prepilin-type N-terminal cleavage/methylation domain-containing protein codes for the protein MKKQKGFSLIELLIVVAIILIIAAIAIPNLIRARISANESAAAAATRTIATADIQYQTSFGSYAPNLSSLASPAAGCPTGTIPPSTNACLIDYALGNAVPATPKSGYAFVAANSN
- a CDS encoding glycosyltransferase family 2 protein, with amino-acid sequence MPAYNAAKTLERTYREVPLEVVDEVILVDDGSSDETVAKARELGLTTFVHKVNLGYGRNQKTCYREALRRNADIVVMVHPDYQYSPKLVVSLAGMIAYGEYDVVLASRILGKGTLKGGMPLYKYVANRFLTAFQNILMRQKLSEYHTGYRAFSREVLSTLPLEENTDDFIFDNEMLAQVSYFDYRIGEISCPTKYFAEASSINFRRSVKYGFGVLATSMQYRLQKMHLGNFRIFSTVGRKLFLDYYEEVAR